In a single window of the Thermoplasmata archaeon genome:
- a CDS encoding tetratricopeptide repeat protein, producing the protein MREGDGETRQPPMVRPPTAVLVHDALEKDKDDVDALFVLAALRVQAGRPDEGLSILDRVLVIDPDYPGAWFFKEKVHRMCGETDQADSARRHGEAIEE; encoded by the coding sequence TTGCGCGAAGGTGACGGCGAGACGCGGCAGCCGCCCATGGTGCGGCCCCCGACCGCGGTCCTCGTCCACGATGCGCTCGAGAAGGACAAGGACGACGTGGACGCGCTGTTCGTGCTCGCGGCGCTGCGTGTCCAGGCGGGCCGGCCCGACGAGGGCCTCTCGATCCTGGACCGCGTCCTCGTGATCGACCCCGACTACCCCGGGGCGTGGTTCTTCAAGGAGAAGGTGCACCGGATGTGCGGGGAGACGGACCAGGCCGATTCCGCGCGACGGCACGGCGAGGCGATCGAGGAATGA
- a CDS encoding Rab family GTPase: MTPASDVMKLKVCMAGEAMVGKTSLIRRYVLDEYEDRYTATLGTKITKRNLAAKDPRTGEPLDINLILWDIMGTPTLRDLLKEAYYHGAHGILGVADITRKETLRELDAWSRSIQTVAGSVPTYVVVNKADLEGDGRLDPETIDAYCKARRWGWSLTSAKTGAGVEDAFDRLVDLVLRSRP; encoded by the coding sequence ATGACGCCCGCCTCCGACGTGATGAAGCTCAAGGTGTGCATGGCCGGAGAGGCCATGGTGGGCAAAACCTCCCTGATCCGCCGCTACGTGCTGGACGAATACGAGGACCGGTACACGGCGACCCTGGGGACGAAGATCACGAAGCGGAACCTCGCCGCGAAGGATCCGAGGACCGGCGAGCCCCTGGACATCAACCTGATCCTGTGGGACATCATGGGGACCCCGACCCTGCGCGACCTCCTCAAGGAGGCGTACTACCACGGCGCGCACGGCATCCTCGGTGTGGCGGACATCACCCGGAAGGAGACCCTCCGCGAGCTCGACGCGTGGTCGCGTTCCATCCAGACCGTCGCGGGCAGCGTGCCCACGTACGTGGTCGTGAACAAGGCAGACCTCGAGGGGGACGGGCGGCTCGATCCGGAGACGATCGACGCCTACTGCAAGGCCCGCCGCTGGGGTTGGTCCCTCACGAGCGCGAAGACCGGGGCCGGGGTCGAGGACGCGTTCGATCGCCTCGTGGACCTCGTCCTCAGGTCCCGACCGTGA
- a CDS encoding serine hydroxymethyltransferase translates to MNEDVAFIYDQIDKHSAWFAKCLPMIASENVISPLARELLLSDFGDRYAEGLPHERYYQGNLYTDEVEIRVTDLAKKLFRCRHADPRLISGTTANMAVYFALLQPGDIMTSVALANGAHISSAKFGAAGMRGVNTINYPFDVERMNLDVDGTAKLIKLVKPTVAAFGQSVFLFPTPLRDLADAFQEAECRVWYDGAHVLGLIAGGKFQDPLHEGADVLTGSTHKTLPGPQHGIMLSDSADEKFIRRLQRAVFPGVLSNHHLHAMAALGVTLAEALEFQRAYADQIVRNSQALGQALHENGIKVLAEKAGFTESHALALDVAAQGGGAKVALDLEKANMISNKNLLPWDTSPVKPSGIRLGTQELTRLGMKEPQMREVAALFARVAVKKEDSAKVAADVAALRTEFNTVHFCFTPNAEAHRRWRMV, encoded by the coding sequence ATGAACGAGGACGTCGCCTTCATCTACGACCAGATCGACAAGCACAGCGCCTGGTTCGCGAAGTGCCTCCCGATGATCGCGTCGGAGAACGTGATTTCGCCCCTCGCCCGCGAGCTCCTCCTCTCCGACTTCGGCGACCGCTACGCGGAAGGGCTACCCCACGAGCGGTACTACCAGGGCAACCTCTACACGGACGAGGTCGAGATCCGGGTCACGGACCTGGCGAAGAAGCTCTTCCGGTGCCGCCACGCGGACCCGCGGCTCATCAGCGGCACCACCGCGAACATGGCCGTGTACTTCGCCCTCCTGCAGCCCGGCGACATCATGACCTCGGTCGCCCTGGCGAACGGGGCGCACATCTCCTCGGCGAAGTTCGGGGCCGCGGGGATGCGCGGCGTGAACACGATCAACTATCCGTTCGACGTGGAACGGATGAACCTCGACGTGGACGGCACCGCGAAGCTGATCAAGCTCGTCAAGCCCACGGTCGCCGCGTTCGGGCAGAGCGTCTTCCTGTTCCCCACGCCGCTCCGGGACCTGGCGGACGCCTTCCAGGAGGCGGAGTGCCGCGTCTGGTACGACGGGGCGCACGTCCTGGGGCTCATCGCCGGCGGCAAGTTCCAAGACCCGCTCCACGAGGGCGCCGACGTCCTCACGGGCTCCACGCACAAGACCCTGCCCGGCCCCCAGCACGGCATCATGCTCTCCGACTCCGCGGACGAGAAGTTCATCCGGCGGCTCCAGCGCGCCGTGTTCCCCGGGGTGCTCTCGAACCACCACCTCCACGCGATGGCCGCGTTGGGCGTCACGCTCGCCGAGGCCCTCGAGTTCCAGCGAGCGTACGCGGACCAGATCGTACGGAACTCCCAAGCCTTGGGCCAGGCGCTCCACGAGAACGGGATCAAGGTCCTCGCCGAGAAGGCGGGATTCACGGAGAGCCACGCGCTCGCCTTGGACGTGGCCGCGCAGGGAGGCGGCGCCAAGGTCGCCCTGGACCTGGAGAAGGCGAACATGATCTCGAACAAGAACCTCCTCCCGTGGGACACGTCGCCCGTGAAGCCGTCGGGCATCCGCCTGGGCACCCAGGAGCTCACCCGGCTCGGGATGAAGGAGCCCCAGATGCGGGAGGTCGCCGCGCTCTTCGCCCGGGTCGCCGTGAAGAAGGAGGACTCCGCGAAGGTCGCCGCGGACGTGGCGGCGCTGCGCACGGAGTTCAACACGGTTCATTTCTGCTTCACGCCGAACGCGGAGGCGCACCGGCGGTGGCGGATGGTCTGA
- a CDS encoding methionine adenosyltransferase produces the protein MPRNITVEELVHTPIEEQGTEIIERKGVGHPDSMMDGIAEAVSRALCKMYLERFGRILHHNTDQGEIVGGQSAPKFGGGIVLEPANVILVGRATTMVNSERLPYRTVAVEAARDQIRKTCTNLNVDADVIIDCKIGQGSVDLRGLYDTQKQLANDTSFGVGFAPFSETETLVLKTEELINGPLKKDLKEVGQDIKVMGVRKGDRVRLTIAAAMVDRYIPDKDHYKNVVQELRERVLDNAVKHTDREVTVDINTGDNYDAGIFYLTVTGLSWENGDDGSVGRGNRVSGLITPYRPMSMEAAAGKNPVTHVGKLYNLLSFDIADRIVKENPGKVKEVWVRIVSQIGKPIDEPQAATAQIIPEKGTKLSACKKEAEAIIDEELSKIYRLTDRIVAGKTRCF, from the coding sequence GTGCCGCGGAACATCACCGTCGAGGAACTCGTGCACACGCCGATCGAGGAACAGGGAACCGAGATCATCGAACGCAAGGGCGTCGGCCACCCTGACAGCATGATGGACGGGATCGCCGAGGCGGTCTCCCGCGCTCTCTGCAAGATGTACCTCGAGCGCTTCGGCCGGATCCTGCACCACAACACGGATCAGGGAGAGATCGTCGGCGGCCAGAGCGCCCCCAAGTTCGGCGGCGGCATCGTCCTCGAGCCCGCGAACGTGATCCTCGTGGGCCGCGCGACGACCATGGTGAACAGCGAACGCCTCCCCTACCGGACGGTGGCCGTCGAAGCGGCCCGGGACCAGATCCGGAAGACGTGCACGAACCTGAACGTGGACGCGGACGTGATCATCGACTGCAAGATCGGCCAGGGATCCGTGGACCTCCGCGGGCTGTACGACACGCAGAAGCAGCTCGCGAACGACACGTCCTTCGGGGTCGGCTTCGCGCCGTTCTCGGAGACGGAGACCCTCGTCCTGAAGACCGAGGAGCTCATCAACGGGCCCCTGAAGAAGGACCTCAAGGAGGTCGGCCAGGACATCAAGGTCATGGGCGTCCGCAAGGGGGACCGGGTCCGCCTCACGATCGCCGCGGCCATGGTCGACCGGTACATCCCCGACAAGGACCACTACAAGAACGTGGTCCAGGAGCTCAGGGAGCGCGTCTTGGACAACGCGGTGAAGCACACGGACCGCGAGGTCACCGTGGACATCAACACGGGCGACAACTACGACGCGGGCATCTTCTACCTCACGGTCACGGGCCTCTCCTGGGAGAACGGCGACGACGGCAGCGTGGGCCGCGGGAACCGCGTGAGCGGCCTCATCACCCCGTACCGTCCCATGTCCATGGAGGCGGCGGCGGGCAAGAACCCCGTGACCCATGTGGGCAAGCTCTACAACCTCCTCTCGTTCGACATCGCGGACCGCATCGTCAAGGAGAACCCGGGCAAGGTCAAGGAGGTCTGGGTCCGGATCGTCTCCCAGATCGGCAAGCCCATCGACGAGCCCCAGGCGGCCACGGCCCAGATCATCCCCGAGAAGGGGACGAAGCTGTCCGCGTGCAAGAAGGAGGCGGAAGCCATCATCGACGAGGAGCTCTCGAAGATCTACCGGCTCACGGACCGGATCGTCGCGGGCAAGACGCGCTGCTTCTGA
- a CDS encoding CBS domain-containing protein, translating into MLPDLEEIPRLRKALGLTQTALARLSSVSQSTIVKIEKKQMNPSYDVARRVYNALQAELKKQEKKALVDQVLTRKVQYLEAKLPLETAVDEMRRWKFSQMPVMNNGHPVGSISDKVINNLILSGKDPKDLARIRVEEVMEPAFPQVDSKAPVELAAGLLRHYNAVLVTNKGEVTGIVTKSDLMKLL; encoded by the coding sequence ATGCTGCCCGACCTCGAGGAGATCCCGCGCCTTCGGAAGGCGCTCGGGCTCACGCAGACCGCGCTGGCCCGCCTGTCGAGCGTGAGCCAGTCCACGATCGTGAAGATCGAGAAGAAGCAGATGAACCCGTCCTACGACGTCGCCCGACGCGTGTACAACGCCCTGCAGGCCGAGCTCAAGAAGCAGGAGAAAAAGGCGCTCGTCGACCAGGTCCTGACGCGCAAGGTGCAGTACCTCGAGGCCAAGCTGCCCCTGGAGACCGCGGTGGACGAGATGCGGCGCTGGAAGTTCTCCCAGATGCCCGTGATGAACAACGGCCATCCCGTGGGATCGATCTCGGACAAGGTGATCAACAACCTGATCCTGTCCGGGAAGGACCCGAAGGACCTCGCCCGGATCCGCGTCGAGGAGGTCATGGAGCCCGCGTTCCCCCAGGTGGACTCCAAGGCGCCCGTCGAGCTCGCCGCGGGCCTCCTGCGGCACTACAACGCGGTCCTCGTGACGAACAAGGGGGAGGTCACGGGCATCGTGACCAAGTCGGACCTGATGAAGCTCCTGTGA
- the rnz gene encoding ribonuclease Z has product MEIVFLGTSGSWPTPKRNVSAIAVKRGPEVVLFDCGEGTQRQFMASKLSFMQVSRVFLTHFHGDHFLGLPGLIQSMNFFGREAPLEVFGPAGCEALVLELMSLGHFKAGYPVKARDLSPGDRVECGEYAVTAFEAVHTVPGLSYALEETERPGRFDLERAQALGIPPGPLYSRLQEGETVTVGGKTVRPEQVLGPPRRGRKIVYTGDSMPHEALVTMARGADVLIHDATSDAALEEKANRYGHSSSRQAAQVAKDAGVGLLVLTHLSPRYEDPTVLLRDAKAVFDRVQLAEDFAEIDVPYPD; this is encoded by the coding sequence ATGGAGATCGTCTTCCTCGGCACGTCGGGGTCGTGGCCCACGCCCAAGCGGAACGTGAGCGCGATCGCGGTCAAGCGCGGCCCCGAGGTCGTCCTGTTCGATTGCGGCGAGGGCACCCAGCGACAGTTCATGGCCTCCAAGCTGAGCTTCATGCAGGTCTCCCGCGTTTTCCTGACCCATTTCCACGGCGACCACTTCCTCGGCCTGCCCGGCCTCATCCAGAGCATGAACTTCTTCGGCCGCGAGGCGCCCCTCGAGGTGTTCGGGCCCGCGGGCTGCGAGGCGCTCGTCCTTGAGCTCATGTCCCTGGGCCACTTCAAGGCGGGATACCCGGTGAAGGCCCGCGACCTCTCCCCGGGCGATCGCGTGGAGTGCGGCGAGTACGCCGTCACCGCGTTCGAGGCGGTGCACACGGTGCCCGGGCTGAGCTACGCCCTCGAGGAGACGGAGCGCCCCGGCCGCTTCGACCTGGAGCGCGCGCAGGCGCTCGGCATCCCGCCGGGCCCCCTGTACAGCCGGCTTCAGGAGGGCGAGACCGTGACCGTCGGCGGGAAGACGGTCCGCCCCGAGCAGGTTCTGGGGCCGCCGCGGCGCGGCCGCAAGATCGTGTACACGGGAGACTCCATGCCCCACGAGGCCCTCGTGACCATGGCCCGCGGGGCCGACGTCCTGATCCATGACGCGACCTCGGACGCGGCCCTCGAGGAGAAGGCGAACCGGTACGGCCACTCGTCCTCCCGCCAGGCCGCCCAGGTGGCCAAGGACGCGGGGGTAGGTCTCCTGGTCCTGACCCACCTGAGCCCGCGCTACGAGGACCCGACGGTCCTGCTGAGGGACGCGAAGGCGGTCTTCGACCGCGTGCAGCTCGCCGAGGACTTCGCGGAGATCGACGTGCCCTACCCGGACTAG
- the hutH gene encoding histidine ammonia-lyase, translating to MLSVDGRSLTVDDLVRVARGEEKVRLAPAAAKRVDEGRRTLEAILARGTVAYGIKTGFGELEHVVISDADAKQLQLNLIRSTAVGLGDPLPTEVVRGSLLLRANTLAKGHSGVRRAVVHLLLEMLNRGVHPAMPSRGSLGASGDLAPLAHLSLVLIGEGRADVRGEILGGARALERAGLEPIVLEPKEGLALINGTSVMTAVGALAVHDGHGLLKDAQIAASVSFEALRGSPVPYDDRYVRLKPQPGAREVAANLRRLLRDSRIVASHKGAHRVQDPYSLRCIPQVLGACRTAVDFAESAVRIEMNSATDNPLLFPEEAESLSGGNFHGQAVAMALDHLSLAMAVVAGFSERRTARLVDGRLSELPPFLTRRGGLNCGLMVAQYVAAGYASDNKVLAHPASADSIPTSANQEDYVPMGMSAALKARAALENAQRVVALEYLAAAQGLEFLEPLKAGRGPRAARDLLRTKVAPLEDDRSLSGDVEHILGWMRTGALVAAAEKAAGRLA from the coding sequence ATGCTCTCCGTGGACGGACGCTCCCTGACCGTGGACGACCTCGTGCGCGTGGCGCGCGGCGAGGAGAAGGTCCGGCTCGCGCCGGCAGCGGCCAAGCGCGTGGACGAGGGACGCCGGACCCTCGAGGCGATCCTGGCGCGGGGCACCGTGGCGTACGGGATCAAGACGGGCTTCGGCGAGCTCGAGCACGTGGTCATCTCGGACGCGGACGCGAAGCAGCTCCAGCTCAACCTGATCCGGAGCACGGCGGTCGGCCTCGGGGACCCGCTGCCCACGGAGGTCGTCCGGGGTTCGCTCCTCCTGCGGGCGAACACGCTGGCCAAGGGGCACTCCGGCGTGCGCCGCGCGGTGGTCCACCTCCTCCTGGAGATGCTCAACCGGGGCGTCCATCCTGCGATGCCGTCTCGGGGATCCCTCGGCGCGAGCGGCGACCTCGCACCCCTGGCCCACCTGAGCCTCGTGCTCATCGGCGAAGGGCGCGCGGACGTCCGCGGCGAGATCCTCGGCGGGGCGCGGGCGCTCGAGCGCGCCGGCCTCGAGCCCATCGTCCTCGAGCCCAAGGAAGGGCTCGCCCTAATCAACGGCACCTCCGTGATGACCGCCGTGGGCGCCCTCGCCGTGCACGACGGCCACGGCCTCCTCAAGGACGCCCAGATCGCCGCGTCTGTCTCCTTCGAGGCCCTGCGGGGCTCGCCCGTCCCCTACGACGACCGGTACGTGCGGCTCAAACCGCAACCCGGGGCGCGCGAGGTGGCGGCGAATCTCCGGCGCCTCCTTCGCGACAGCCGGATCGTCGCGTCCCACAAGGGCGCCCATCGGGTCCAGGATCCCTATTCCCTGCGGTGCATCCCCCAGGTCCTAGGCGCGTGCCGGACGGCGGTCGACTTCGCGGAGAGCGCGGTGCGGATCGAGATGAACTCCGCGACGGACAACCCGCTCCTGTTCCCGGAGGAAGCCGAGAGCCTGAGCGGCGGCAACTTCCACGGCCAGGCCGTCGCCATGGCCCTGGACCACCTAAGCCTGGCCATGGCCGTGGTCGCCGGCTTTTCGGAGCGGCGCACGGCCCGCCTCGTCGACGGTCGTCTCAGCGAGCTGCCGCCCTTCCTCACGCGCCGCGGCGGGCTCAACTGCGGCCTCATGGTCGCCCAGTATGTGGCCGCGGGGTACGCGAGCGACAACAAGGTCCTCGCCCATCCCGCCTCCGCCGACTCGATCCCCACCTCGGCGAACCAGGAGGACTACGTCCCCATGGGCATGTCCGCGGCCCTCAAGGCCCGCGCCGCCCTGGAGAACGCGCAGCGCGTCGTCGCGTTGGAGTACCTGGCCGCCGCGCAGGGCCTCGAGTTCCTGGAGCCCTTGAAGGCCGGGAGGGGACCCCGAGCCGCGCGCGACCTGCTCCGCACGAAGGTCGCTCCCCTGGAGGATGACCGCTCCCTGTCCGGCGACGTGGAGCACATCCTCGGGTGGATGCGAACGGGAGCGCTCGTGGCGGCGGCGGAGAAGGCCGCGGGCCGTCTCGCCTGA
- a CDS encoding SMC-Scp complex subunit ScpB, whose amino-acid sequence MSDRGIVEAALYSAGRALTIEDLIRVTGFDEGVVREHLRALAREYKKRESALEVAQIGTRWTMQIRQEYTERARTFAPPEIDRDLLKTAALIAYHQPILQSDLFDMIGEKVYEHTRALEDLRLISRKPSGRSLELTTTRYFAEFFGLKTTNREGIRKIMADRAGIVYREKPAETEAAAAAPETPPEGPSAPETTAPAPPAESPPITTS is encoded by the coding sequence GTGAGCGACCGGGGCATCGTCGAGGCCGCGTTGTACTCCGCCGGCCGTGCCCTCACGATCGAGGACCTCATCCGGGTCACGGGCTTCGACGAAGGGGTCGTCAGGGAGCACCTCCGCGCCCTCGCCCGGGAGTACAAGAAACGGGAGAGCGCGCTCGAGGTCGCGCAGATCGGCACGCGATGGACCATGCAGATCCGGCAGGAGTACACGGAGCGCGCGCGGACGTTCGCGCCGCCCGAGATCGACCGGGACCTGCTCAAGACCGCGGCGCTCATCGCCTACCACCAGCCCATCCTCCAGAGCGATCTGTTCGACATGATCGGAGAGAAGGTGTACGAGCACACGAGGGCCCTCGAGGACCTCAGGCTGATCTCCCGCAAGCCGAGCGGCCGCTCCCTCGAGCTCACGACCACGCGCTACTTCGCCGAGTTCTTCGGCCTCAAGACGACGAACCGCGAAGGGATCCGCAAGATCATGGCGGACCGGGCGGGCATCGTCTACCGCGAGAAGCCCGCGGAGACCGAGGCGGCCGCGGCGGCGCCCGAGACGCCGCCGGAAGGGCCTTCGGCGCCCGAGACGACGGCGCCCGCGCCCCCGGCCGAATCACCCCCGATAACCACGAGCTAA
- a CDS encoding segregation/condensation protein A, translating into MSETSQAILNHLLFHKSLISEQDGGERINRYLSMLREVDQGLHVAVRDPFEKSVVAAFELVLERQMDPWEIDLMEFTKLFLNKVRKDGVVNFVTAGKLVFLAWSILKLQSDKVLLAAQPPEAEGPGDGWDLDLYRDPEDLDYNQLILDGAKMPLNEAIRREGRRAVTLMELMDAFDEARREAEIQVQLNALREQAIKRFAPNFHQKVHGEDLTEDIGLTWGRLTQFNGDPIPLRALVAGSVWDEVTVFMALLFLAQLQKVKLWQKEFPHGEIFVKRLSTEETIPADELLAIPALAHGKPEAVRASSPGVGA; encoded by the coding sequence ATGAGCGAGACGTCCCAGGCGATCCTGAACCACCTCCTGTTCCACAAGTCCCTGATCAGCGAGCAGGACGGCGGGGAGCGGATCAACCGGTACCTGTCCATGCTCCGCGAGGTCGACCAGGGGCTGCACGTGGCCGTCCGCGACCCCTTCGAGAAGTCCGTCGTCGCGGCGTTCGAGCTCGTCCTGGAGCGGCAGATGGACCCGTGGGAGATCGACCTGATGGAGTTCACGAAGCTCTTCCTGAACAAGGTGCGCAAGGACGGAGTCGTGAACTTCGTGACCGCGGGGAAGCTCGTGTTCCTGGCCTGGTCCATCCTCAAGCTCCAGAGCGACAAGGTCCTCCTGGCCGCCCAGCCTCCCGAGGCGGAAGGCCCCGGCGACGGCTGGGACCTCGACCTCTACCGGGACCCCGAGGACCTGGACTACAACCAGCTCATCCTGGACGGCGCCAAGATGCCCCTGAACGAGGCGATTCGCCGGGAAGGTCGCCGCGCGGTGACCCTCATGGAGCTCATGGACGCGTTCGACGAAGCGCGCCGCGAGGCGGAGATCCAGGTGCAACTGAACGCGCTGCGCGAGCAGGCGATCAAGCGCTTCGCCCCGAACTTCCACCAGAAGGTCCATGGCGAGGACCTCACGGAGGACATCGGCCTCACGTGGGGGCGCCTGACCCAGTTCAACGGCGACCCGATCCCCCTCCGAGCCCTCGTGGCCGGGAGCGTCTGGGACGAGGTCACCGTCTTCATGGCCCTCCTGTTCTTGGCCCAGCTCCAGAAGGTGAAGCTCTGGCAGAAGGAGTTCCCGCACGGGGAGATCTTCGTGAAGCGGCTGTCGACCGAGGAGACGATCCCCGCGGACGAGCTCCTGGCGATCCCCGCCCTGGCTCATGGGAAGCCGGAGGCCGTCCGGGCGTCCTCGCCGGGGGTGGGCGCGTGA